The segment GCCGCGTGGATCGTCGCGCTCCTGATCGTGAGCCTCGCCCTCGAGGTCCCCGGTTCGATCGCCGCCGTCGCGGCCGTGTGACGCAGGCGAAGTCCTTTATGGGCCCGCGCGATGCGGCGGGGGATGCGGCAGGAGGATCGGAGGGTCGTGGCCCTCCTCGCGTTCCTCCATGGCGCGGTCCATGCGAACGTCTTGGCGATTCCGGTTTTCCTCCTCGCATGGCGCACCGAGTTCCAGGCGGACGACGTGACTTTGGGTTTGCTCGCGTCGATCGCGTACGGCGGATACGGCATCGGCAGCGTGCCGTTCGGATTCTTGGCGGATCGCCAGTTGCCACAGCGGCTGCTCGTCCTCTGCGGTCTCGGGACGGCCGCGTCTCTTGCCGGGATCACCGTGAGTCCGTCCATTCCAACGCTCGCGATCGGACTCGGGACGCTCGGGATGTTCTCCGGAATCTACCATCCTACGGGGCTGTCCGTGATTTCGCGGACCGTCCTCGAGCAGGGTCGCGGAATGGGCTGGCACGGGATGGGCGGGAGCGTCGGGATCGCCTCGGGCCCCGCGGCGGTTGGCGCCGTGCTCGCGTTCGGCGGGTCATGGCGTTTGGCCGCGGGCGCGCTCATCGTGCCCCCGCTCATCGCGACGGCGCTCCTGCTGGCCCAGCGGCTTCCCTCGACGGCCGCCGAGCCATTGGCGGATCCACGGAGGGCCCTGCGCGGACTCTTCACGCTCCCGTACGTCCGGATCTTGCTCGTCTACATGTTCGCAGGGTTCGCCTACCAGGGCGGCCTGACGTTCCTGCCGCGATTCGTGGGTGCGAGGGTCTTCGCCGTTGCGCTCGGCCTCGGCGCGATCGGCCAGATCCTCTCGGGCACGTTGGCGGACCGAACGCGTCCGGACCGCATCCTGTTCGGCCTGAGCTTGGTCGCGGCGGGCATTCTGCTCGCCCTTGCGCTCCTCCCGGCATCCGGCGCCTTCACCGTGGCAGCGCTGGCGTTCGGCTTCGTCCTATTCTCTCTTGAGCCGCTCCAAAACACTCTCGTCACGCGCGAGGCCCCGCGCCCCCTCCGTGGCCTCGCCTTCGGATTCGCGTTCTTGAGCGTCTTCGGCGTCGGCTCACTCGGGGCCGTGCTGGCGGGCTGGATGCTCGCCCAAAACGCCGCGGCGAGCCTCTTCGCGGTGCTCGGAGCGTGCCTGGCCGTCTCCGGAGGCATGTCCCTCGGAGTGCGCGGCGCGCGATCGTCGTAGGCGGGATCTTACGATGCGGGCAGGGCGACGCCCTGCGCCTGCAGCGTCTCTCGGACGATCTTGATCATGCCGTCCGGGTCCCGGTAGTACGACGAGACGATCTTCGCGACGTCGCGGTAGTTCTTGATCTCCATCCGCTTCATGTAGTCGAAGAGATCCAGACGGCGCTTGACTTCCTGTTCCATCCGCCGCTGGTTCCAGTTCCGCGCGAGGGAGATCTTCTCGTAGACGTACGAGTGGCCGGAGTAGTTGAACGTGTCATCCGCCGGGTTCCAGGTGTACGCGGAGTTCGTGATCAGCTCGTTCGACTCCGGGTCCGTGCCGACGACCTCGACGATCGCCTTGACGCGGCGGGTCATGTCCGTCCCGACCTTCACCTGCGCCTGCAGCAGGACGATATCGAGCGCCGCCACGAGGGCGCGCGGCAGGTTGATCGGATCGTTCTCGAGCCGGTGGACCATCGCCTGCACGTCGTCCGCGTGGAACGTCGTGTAAGCGGACTTGCCGGTGGCCATCGCTTGGAACACCACGAACGCCTCGGGCCCACGGACCTCACCGATCATCATGTACTGCGGTCGCTGCCGGAGGGCGGCGGTCAGGAGGTCGAACATGTCGATCTCGCCTGCGGGCTTGCCCGTGACGTGCGACTTGCCGCCGAAGCCCGCGCGCGTGAGGAGGGGCACCCAGTTCTCGTGCGGCAAGTTCAGCTCGCGCGTGTCCTCGATGGACACGATTTTCATCTGGGGCGGGATGAACAGGAGGATCGCATTCAGCGTCGTCGTCTTGCCCGACGCGGTGCCGCCGCAGATCAGCATCGACTGCCCGTTCTCGATCGCGAGCCACATGTACGCCATCATCTCGGGCGACATCGTCTTGAATCGCACGAGGTCGAGCGGGGTGAAAGGGTTCTCCCGGAACCGCCGGATCGTGAACGAGGAACCGCGCTTCGTGACGTGCATCCCAAGGGTCGCCTGAAGTCGCGAGCCGTCGGGAATCGTCGCGTCGAGCATGGGCTTGGCGACGGAGATGTGCTTGCCGGACCGCTGGGCGAGCCAGATCACAAACGAGTCGAGCTCCTCCGCATTGTCGAACTTCAGGTTCGAGGGGATGGAGCCGTACTTGCGGTGGTAGATGTAGAACGGCACGTTCACGCCGTCGCAGGAGACGTCCTCGACTTGGACGTCCGTCATGACGACGTCGATCGGCCCGTACCGCATGAAGTCCCGGTACACGAAGTACATGACGCGCTCCTTCGACACCGGGTTCAGCTCGACCCCGAGTTCCCGTAAGAGGCCGTCGACGATCCGCCGGAGGTAGTTCTGCTTCTGCTCCTTGTCCGCATCGTCGAGCATCTCGAGATTCTCGACGAGGATCTCCTTCAAGACCTCGAGCAGCTCCGATTCCTCCTCGAGGAGCTTCGGCTCGATCGCCTCGTAGAAGTACTCGTTCGCCATCGTGTCGTACAGGATCCGGACGTAGGAGAAGTTCTTCAGGATCGGCTGGATCTCGATCTCGTTCATGTTGCGTCGGACGATCTTCGGGATCGTGGTGATCTTGCCGAGGGTCGTCTCCTCGATGCTGCTCACCTTCGGCGCCTTGACCTTCACGCCCTTCTCGCCGAGCAGTTTGCTCAAGTAACGTCGCTTCGCGGAGTCGAACGCCTTGCGCGTCGGCTTCTTCTGCTTCGCTGCCTGCGCGCCGGCTGGCTCGCTCTGCCCCG is part of the Thermoplasmata archaeon genome and harbors:
- a CDS encoding type II/IV secretion system ATPase subunit → MAQSMQEEYAGQSEPAGAQAAKQKKPTRKAFDSAKRRYLSKLLGEKGVKVKAPKVSSIEETTLGKITTIPKIVRRNMNEIEIQPILKNFSYVRILYDTMANEYFYEAIEPKLLEEESELLEVLKEILVENLEMLDDADKEQKQNYLRRIVDGLLRELGVELNPVSKERVMYFVYRDFMRYGPIDVVMTDVQVEDVSCDGVNVPFYIYHRKYGSIPSNLKFDNAEELDSFVIWLAQRSGKHISVAKPMLDATIPDGSRLQATLGMHVTKRGSSFTIRRFRENPFTPLDLVRFKTMSPEMMAYMWLAIENGQSMLICGGTASGKTTTLNAILLFIPPQMKIVSIEDTRELNLPHENWVPLLTRAGFGGKSHVTGKPAGEIDMFDLLTAALRQRPQYMMIGEVRGPEAFVVFQAMATGKSAYTTFHADDVQAMVHRLENDPINLPRALVAALDIVLLQAQVKVGTDMTRRVKAIVEVVGTDPESNELITNSAYTWNPADDTFNYSGHSYVYEKISLARNWNQRRMEQEVKRRLDLFDYMKRMEIKNYRDVAKIVSSYYRDPDGMIKIVRETLQAQGVALPAS
- a CDS encoding MFS transporter, whose product is MRQEDRRVVALLAFLHGAVHANVLAIPVFLLAWRTEFQADDVTLGLLASIAYGGYGIGSVPFGFLADRQLPQRLLVLCGLGTAASLAGITVSPSIPTLAIGLGTLGMFSGIYHPTGLSVISRTVLEQGRGMGWHGMGGSVGIASGPAAVGAVLAFGGSWRLAAGALIVPPLIATALLLAQRLPSTAAEPLADPRRALRGLFTLPYVRILLVYMFAGFAYQGGLTFLPRFVGARVFAVALGLGAIGQILSGTLADRTRPDRILFGLSLVAAGILLALALLPASGAFTVAALAFGFVLFSLEPLQNTLVTREAPRPLRGLAFGFAFLSVFGVGSLGAVLAGWMLAQNAAASLFAVLGACLAVSGGMSLGVRGARSS